The following are encoded in a window of Poecile atricapillus isolate bPoeAtr1 chromosome 3, bPoeAtr1.hap1, whole genome shotgun sequence genomic DNA:
- the PDCD2 gene encoding programmed cell death protein 2 isoform X1 has translation MAPGVELGFAAAPEGPGGAWRLRSAYFPSKVGGRPAWLGEAGLPGPAALRCGLCQQPCAFLLQLYAPLPGRPDAFHRTLFVFACRGPACYRPAGPGGPFRVFRNQLPRRNDAYPEEPPPEEPPPGPAPAAPRRLGSGAALCRVCGCLGPRCCGRCRRAAYCGPEHQALDWRRGHRRSCGQHAAGDDSADAVPEHNEFLFPEYEILIEPEEPEFPADTTDDEQSAEDTSKDAKQEELGAAGIADEAFQSLDEETLEAMAKHETDEEKIFRMFKKQVAAEPEQIIRYCRGGEGPLWVSGENRPEEKDIPNCVCGAKRIFEFQIMPQLLNHLQVDSLGESIDWGTLVVYTCADSCGGANQYLEEFIWKQDHSMAQLYEAESSKRNS, from the exons ATGGCTCCCGGCGTGGAGCTGGGCTTCGCGGCGGCGCCGGAGGGCCCGGGCGGTGCCTGGCGGCTGCGCAGCGCCTACTTCCCCAGCAAGGTCGGGGGGCGGCCGGCGTGGCTGGGCGAGGCCGGGCTGCCGGGCCCCGCCGCTCTGCGCTGCGgcctctgccagcagccctgcgccttcctgctgcagctgtacGCGCCGCTGCCCGGCCGCCCCGACGCCTTCCACCGCACCCTCTTCGTGTTCGCCTGCCGCGGCCCCGCCTGCTACCGCCCGGCGGGACCGGGCGGGCCCTTCCGCG TGTTCCGGAACCAGCTGCCGCGGCGGAACGACGCGTACCCCGAGGAGCCGCCCCCCGAGGAGCcgcccccgggcccggcccccgcGGCCCCGCGAAGGCTGGGCAGCGGCGCCGCGCTCTGCCGCGTCTGCGGCTGCCTCGGGCCGCGCTGCTGCGGGCGCTGCCGCCGCGCCGCCTACTGCGGGCCCGAGCACCAGGCGCTGGACTGGCGGCGCGGACATCGCCGCTCCTGCGGGCAGCACGCCGCCGGAG ATGACTCGGCAGATGCAGTTCCAGAGCATAACGAGTTCCTTTTTCCAGAATATGAAATTTTGATAGAACCTGAGGAACCAGAATTTCCTGCTGACACCACTGATGATGAACAAAGTGCTGAAGATACATCAAAGGACGCAAAACAAGAGGAACTTGGAGCTGCAGGCATTGCAG ATGAAGCATTTCAGTCCTTAGATGAAGAGACATTGGAAGCAATGGCAAAACATGAGACTGATGAAGAAAAGATCTTCCGAATGTTTAAGAAACAAGTAGCTGCTGAACCAGAGCAG ATTATTAGATactgcagaggaggagaaggtCCACTCTGGGTGTCAGGTGAAAATAGGCCTGAAGAAAAAGATATCCCAAATTGTGTATGTGGTGCCAAAAGGATATTTGAATTCCAG attATGCCACAGCTCCTGAATCACCTTCAGGTTGACAGCCTTGGCGAGAGCATTGACTGGGGAACGCTGGTGGTGTACACTTGCGCTGACAGCTGTGGTGGGGCAAACCAATACCTGGAGGAGTTCATATGGAAACAAGACCACTCCATGGCTCAACTTTATGAAGCTGAGTCATCCAAACGGAATAGTTGA
- the TBP gene encoding TATA-box-binding protein, which translates to MDQNNSLPPYAQGLASPQGAMTPGIPIFSPMMPYGTGLTPQPVQSTNSLSILEEQQRQQQQQQQQQQAAQQSTSQQATQGTSGQTPQLFHSQTLTTAPLPGTTPLYPSPMTPMTPITPATPASESSGIVPQLQNIVSTVNLGCKLDLKTIALRARNAEYNPKRFAAVIMRIREPRTTALIFSSGKMVCTGAKSEEQSRLAARKYARVVQKLGFPAKFLDFKIQNMVGSCDVKFPIRLEGLVLTHQQFSSYEPELFPGLIYRMIKPRIVLLIFVSGKVVLTGAKVRAEIYEAFENIYPILKGFRKTT; encoded by the exons ATGGATCAGAACAACAGTTTGCCACCCTACGCTCAAGGCTTGGCCTCCCCTCAG GGCGCAATGACTCCAGGAATTCCAATTTTCAGCCCGATGATGCCGTATGGCACAGGACTGACACCGCAGCCGGTCCAGAGCACCAACAGTCTGTCCATATTGGAGGAacagcagcggcagcagcagcagcagcagcagcagcagcaagcagcaCAGCAATCCACGTCACAGCAAGCGACACAAGGAACATCTGGTCAAACCCCCCAGCTCTTCCATTCACAGACTCTTACCACAGCCCCTTTACCAGGAACCACACCTCTGTACCCCTCTCCAATGACTCCAATGACTCCAATAACTCCTGCAACACCGGCGTCGGAGAGCTCTGGCATAGTGCCACAACTACA GAATATTGTGTCCACCGTGAATCTTGGTTGCAAACTTGACCTAAAAACTATTGCACTTCGTGCCCGAAATGCTGAATATAATCCCAAG CGTTTTGCTGCTGTTATTATGAGAATAAGAGAACCACGTACCACTGCACTGATATTCAGCTCTGGAAAAATGGTGTGCACAGGAGCAAAAAG TGAGGAGCAATCCAGACTGGCAGCAAGGAAGTATGCAAGAGTTGTTCAGAAACTGGGTTTTCCTGCAAaatttttggattttaaaattcagaatatGGTGGGAAGCTGTGATGTGAAATTTCCCATCAGACTGGAAGGATTGGTACTCACACACCAGCAGTTCAGCAG CTACGAGCCAGAATTGTTTCCTGGCTTAATCTACAGAATGATTAAGCCAAGAATTGTTCtgcttatttttgtttctggaaaAGTGGTTTTAACTG gtGCTAAAGTACGAGCAGAAATCTATGAAGCGTTTGAAAACATCTATCCTATTTTAAAGGGATTCAGAAAGACAACGTAA
- the PDCD2 gene encoding programmed cell death protein 2 isoform X2 — MAPGVELGFAAAPEGPGGAWRLRSAYFPSKVGGRPAWLGEAGLPGPAALRCGLCQQPCAFLLQLYAPLPGRPDAFHRTLFVFACRGPACYRPAGPGGPFRDDSADAVPEHNEFLFPEYEILIEPEEPEFPADTTDDEQSAEDTSKDAKQEELGAAGIADEAFQSLDEETLEAMAKHETDEEKIFRMFKKQVAAEPEQIIRYCRGGEGPLWVSGENRPEEKDIPNCVCGAKRIFEFQIMPQLLNHLQVDSLGESIDWGTLVVYTCADSCGGANQYLEEFIWKQDHSMAQLYEAESSKRNS; from the exons ATGGCTCCCGGCGTGGAGCTGGGCTTCGCGGCGGCGCCGGAGGGCCCGGGCGGTGCCTGGCGGCTGCGCAGCGCCTACTTCCCCAGCAAGGTCGGGGGGCGGCCGGCGTGGCTGGGCGAGGCCGGGCTGCCGGGCCCCGCCGCTCTGCGCTGCGgcctctgccagcagccctgcgccttcctgctgcagctgtacGCGCCGCTGCCCGGCCGCCCCGACGCCTTCCACCGCACCCTCTTCGTGTTCGCCTGCCGCGGCCCCGCCTGCTACCGCCCGGCGGGACCGGGCGGGCCCTTCCGCG ATGACTCGGCAGATGCAGTTCCAGAGCATAACGAGTTCCTTTTTCCAGAATATGAAATTTTGATAGAACCTGAGGAACCAGAATTTCCTGCTGACACCACTGATGATGAACAAAGTGCTGAAGATACATCAAAGGACGCAAAACAAGAGGAACTTGGAGCTGCAGGCATTGCAG ATGAAGCATTTCAGTCCTTAGATGAAGAGACATTGGAAGCAATGGCAAAACATGAGACTGATGAAGAAAAGATCTTCCGAATGTTTAAGAAACAAGTAGCTGCTGAACCAGAGCAG ATTATTAGATactgcagaggaggagaaggtCCACTCTGGGTGTCAGGTGAAAATAGGCCTGAAGAAAAAGATATCCCAAATTGTGTATGTGGTGCCAAAAGGATATTTGAATTCCAG attATGCCACAGCTCCTGAATCACCTTCAGGTTGACAGCCTTGGCGAGAGCATTGACTGGGGAACGCTGGTGGTGTACACTTGCGCTGACAGCTGTGGTGGGGCAAACCAATACCTGGAGGAGTTCATATGGAAACAAGACCACTCCATGGCTCAACTTTATGAAGCTGAGTCATCCAAACGGAATAGTTGA
- the PSMB1 gene encoding proteasome subunit beta type-1: MLSTSGYGYEPCQPEFGCGLEAPVQRHRFSPYTFNGGTVLAIAGEDFCIVASDTRLSEGYSIHSRDSPKCYKLTERTVIGCTGFHGDCLTLTKIIEARLKMYKHSNNKTMTTGAIAAMLSTILYSRRFFPYYVYNIIGGLDEEGKGAVYSFDPVGSYERDSFRAGGSASAMLQPLLDNQIGFKNMQNVEHVPLTLEKALQLVKDVFISAAERDVYTGDALKICIVTKDGIKEQTVPLRKD, from the exons ATGCTGTCCACCTCGGGATACGGATACGAGCCCTGCCAGCCCGAGTTTGGCTGCGGGCTGGAGGCGCCCGTGCAGCGCCACCGCTTCTCGCCGTACACCTTCAACGGAGG CACTGTGCTGGCGATTGCTGGAGAAGACTTTTGTATCGTTGCCTCTGACACGCGTCTGAGTGAAGGCTATTCAATTCACTCCCGGGACAGTCCGAAATGCTACAAGCT aacAGAACGAACGGTCATTGGATGCACTGGTTTCCATGGCGACTGCCTTACCCTTACTAAAATTATTGAAGCCAGGTTAAAG ATGTACAAGCATTCCAACAACAAGACCATGACTACAGGGGCTATTGCAGCAATGCTGTCTACGATCCTGTATTCTCGACGTTTCTTTCCCTACTACGTTTACAATATAATTGGTGGACTTGATGAAGAAG ggaagggAGCAGTTTATAGCTTTGATCCAGTGGGCTCCTATGAGAGAGATTCTTtcagagcaggtggatcagCAAGTGCCATGTTGCAGCCTTTGCTGGATAACCAG ATTGGCTTCAAGAACATGCAAAATGTGGAACATGTACCTCTGACCCTGGAAAAGGCTTTGCAGCTGGTTAAGGATGTcttcatttctgctgctgagagaGATGTGTACACTGGGGATGCACTAAAGATTTGCATTGTCACGAAAGATGGGATTAAAGAACAAACTGTCCCATTACGAAAAGACTAA